A region of the Bacillus sp. NP247 genome:
GAGCAACTTTCACCTGAATACATTACAATCGATATCGCACACGGTCACTCTAATGCTGTAATCAACATGATTCAACATATTAAAGAACATTTACCAGAAAGCTTCGTTATCGCTGGAAACGTTGGAACTCCAGAAGCGGTAAGAGAATTAGAACACGCTGGTGCTGACGCAACAAAAGTTGGTATTGGACCTGGTAAAGTTTGTATTACTAAAATCAAAACAGGCTTTGGAACTGGTGGTTGGCAGTTAGCTGCACTTCGCTGGTGTGCAAAAGCTGCAAGTAAGCCAATTATCGCTGACGGTGGTATTCGTACACATGGCGACGTAGCTAAATCAATTCGATTTGGAGCAACTATGGTTATGGTCGGTTCTCTATTCGCTGGTCATGAAGAATCTCCAGGAGAAACAATCGAAAAAGATGGCAAGCTTTATAAAGAATACTTCGGTTCTGCTTCTGAATTCCAAAAAGGTGAGAAGAAAAACGTTGAAGGTAAGAAAATGTTCGTTGAGCATAAAGGTTCTTTAGAAGACACTTTAGTCGAAATGGAACAAGATCTTCAATCTTCTATCTCTTACGCTGGCGGAACAAAATTAGACGCTATTCGTACTGTAGATTATGTTGTCGTAAAAAACTCTATTTTCAACGGTGACAAAGTATATTAATTTTCCAATTCAACTCGAAGGACAAGCATTTTATATGCTTGTCCTTCTTTTTCATGTATAAAAATGTAAAATATTTTTATTTTACTGAATTTTCTAGTATCATGTTTTTAGATACTTATAATAAGGGGGATATAACAAATGAAAGATGTAATTGAGAAACGCCTTATTCGCGCAGAAGTCCCTACTGAATTAACATGGGACCTTTCTGATTTATACCCATCTGATAAAGAGTGGGAAATTGCATTACGTGTATTAAAAGACGATATAAAAAAACTTGATACATTTAAAGGACAATTACACACTAGCCCCACTACTTTATTAAATTGCCTGCTTTTAGAGGAAGAGCTTTTAATGCAATTAACAAAACTATATTCATATGCAAATTTAAAAGAATCTGCTGATCGAACAGATCCAGTTATTCAAGCGAACTCTTCAAAAATTTCTGCTTTATGGACAACTGTACATACTGCACTATCCTTTATCCATAATGAAATCCTCTCACTCGAAGAGGGAACAATTGAAAAATATTTAATTGAAGAAACAAAACTTGAACCTTTCCGTAAATCGTTACTAGAAATACTACAAAAAAGGCAGCACACTCTCTCACCTGAAACAGAAGAAGCTCTTGCTGCACTCGGCGAAGTTCATAGTTCTCCCTACAAAATTTACGGTATGACTAAATTAGCCGATATGGATTTTCCTTCTATACAAGATGAACAAGGAAATGATTTACCTGTGTCGTTTGCGTTATTTGAAAGTAAATATGAATTCTCTCCAAGCACATACATACGCAGAAAATCATATTCATCATTTGTTTCTACATTAAAACGATATAAAAATACAGTTGCAACAACATATGCTACTGAAGTAAAAAAACAAGTGACGCTTTCTCGTTTACGCAAGTACGAGTCCGTTACTCATATGCTTCTAGAACCTCAAAACGTTCCACTTGAAATGTATAACAACCAACTAGATATTATTTATAACGAATTAGCGCCTCATATGCGCCGTTTTGCAGATTTAAAAAAGAAAGTATTAGGTCTCGATCAAATGCTCTTCTGCGATTTACATGCACCGTTGGATCCTGAATTTAATCCAACAATCACTTACGAAGAAGCTGGTAAACTCATTCAAGATTCTTTAAAAGTATTAGGAAATGAATATAGTTCCATTATCGAAAAGGGCTTCAAAGAAAGATGGGTAGACCTTGCAGATAACGTTGGAAAATCAACAGGTGCCTTCTGCTCTAGCCCATACGGTTCTCACCCTTATATTTTAATTACATGGCAGGGTACGATGCGCGGGTGTTTCACATTAGCTCATGAATTTGGACATGCTGGTCATTTTTATTTAGCCAATAAAAATCAGCGTATTATGAATGTGCGTCCATCTATGTACTTTGTTGAAGCTCCATCAACGATGAATGAATTACTATTAACTCAGCATTTACTTAAGACAACGGAGGATAAGAGAATGCGCAGATGGGTTATTCTGCAACTACTCGGCACATATTACCACAACTTCGTTACCCATCTACTTGAGGGAGAATACCAAAGAAGAGTATATACCCTAGCAGAAGAAGGGCAAGCACTCACAGCTACAACTTTAACTGAAATAAAAACGAAGGTCCTTTCGACATTCTGGGGAGATTCTGTAGAAATTGATGAAGGCGCCGGTTTAACATGGATGCGTCAACCTCACTATTATATGGGCTTATATTCTTACACATATTCTGCGGGCTTAACTGCATCTACTACTGTAGCTCAAATGATTAAAGAAGAGGGACAACCTGCTGTTGATCGCTGGCTTGATGTACTCCGTGCAGGCGGTACAATGAAACCACTTGAATTAATGAAACACGCTGGAGTAGACATGTCAAAACCAGATGCAATCCGTAAAGCCGTTTCTTACGTCGGTTCCTTAATTGATGAACTAGAGCACTCTTATCAAGAATAAAAATAAGCCCTCGTTTTATGAGGGCTTATTCTATATTTACTTTCCAAATCTTTTGCGGTATCCGCACTTTCTGCACAGTTCTTCTACTGCAACTCTTTTTGAAAATCCATCTACAATATTGTTCGCTCTTTCGCCTTCAATAATATTAGAGAATGAATCATTATTAATATTTCCAAGATTAATAATTCCCTCACCATCTAGACAACAAGGAATAACCGTTCCGTTCGCTAAAATACCTGCCTGATTTCGAAGACCATGACAGAATCCTTTTCCATCATCCTCTTCTTCATGCAATGCCGGCCACTGGAATTCATAGTCTTGATTAATAAAGACACGTTCCGCAATTTTTATACCTTTTCCTGGTGTAAGCTTCTCTTCGATTTGATAAGATAGACCAAACTCATTTTCAATGATGGATAATAAATCTCTATTTTTCTGGATTTCAGCATTTGTTTTATTATCCTGAGTTAAATTCCATAACCGTAGTGAAACAATTAAATCCGATTGACTTGTCGCCTCTCTAATGAAGGAAAGTATACTCCTTACATAACCTTCTTTATCTTGCGAACCTGGATGCCCATCAAAACTGTGCAGTGAAAAATTCATTTGTCTTAAAGCAGGCTTATTTAACAATCTATGCCTTCTCTTATTAATTAACGTTCCGTTCGTTGTAATATTAACTTTAAACCCTTTTTCATGGCTTAAATCTAACAGTTGATCTATTTTCGGATGGAGCAGCGGCTCACCCTTCACGTGCAAATAAATGTAGTCTGTGTGAGGTTTAATTTGGTCTAATCTTTTAGCAAAATCCTCCACAGAAATGAATTGCTTCTGCCTTTCCGTCGGCGGACAAAAGCTGCACGCAAGATTACATACACTTGTAATCTCCAAGTAAAACTTCTTAAACTTCTTCACCTTTAATTCCTCACTTCTCTGACTACTTATACTTTTTCCTCTTCATATTACAGCATATTTTTTTAGAAATAGAAACATACTTATTTTAGGAAATAGGAGTTTACTGTATAAAATACTTCTTCAATCTCTTTTCAATTTCTGGAAGTTGCATATAACTATCATGTTTCCTATCTTTAATCTCCTGAATACCTCTCTCAAGGATTTCCTTTGCTTTATCTTCTTGCCCTGACATCATATAAAAATCACATACTCTTTCATAAAAAATAATTGGACTCCTTGTTGCATACTCCGCCGCAGTATTCCAATCATCAATTTGCGAATAATAGGTAATCCCAATATTCATTATATTATGCATGAATTCACTAAATTCCACTTTATCACATTCCAAATTCTTCAACTTAAAATGCTGAATATTCCTTGTCCATCCTGGAATATTCCACTCTGCATCTCCGACTATTGAATTATTTACTAGCTTATCTCCCCATTGTTCTTTATACCATTTAGAATACTTTTTTGACGTAACACCCCACATGGTCCAAAACTCACAATGATTTTCAGAGTTCCATTTACTGAGCGAAAAGCTAAAGGTTAATTCAAAATCACCTTGTTTACGAGAAAACTTAGGTACACTCTTTGCATAACGGAAGCCCAACCTTTGTAGTTCATCGACTAAAAAATTTTCTATATATAAACTTAGTAGTTGTTTTGGCTTCATACAGTTCTCCTATTACATATTATGAAATATAGAAAACGGCCACATCTGTAGCCGTTTTAATGTACTAGTATACAACTATTTATGATACGGTTCACCGCGATTAATACGAAACGCTCTATATACTTGCTCAAGCAATACTAGACGCATTAATTGATGTGGTAATGTCATCTTCGAAAAAGAAAGAGATTCGTTTGAACGCTTCATTACTTCTGAGCTAAGTCCAAGTGATCCACCAATTACAAACGTTACTTTACTCTTTCCATATGTAGCAAGACGATCTAGACTTGCTGCAAATTCTTCTGATGATTTTTGTTTTCCTTCTATAGCTAACGCAATGACATGCGTATCGTCAGAAATTTTATCCAGTATACGGATACCTTCTTTTTCTTTTACAATTAACATTTCTGCTGCACTTAAATTTTCTGGCGCCTTTTCATCTGGCAATTCAATTACTTCTACTTTTGCGTAAGAAGATAATCGTTTTAAATATTCTGCTATACCTTGTTTTAAGTACTTTTCTTTTAATTTCCCAATTGAAATAATCGAGATATTCACATTTATTCCCCACCTTACAAACACGTTATCCACAGGACTTATCCACATATCCACAAATATTACCCACATATTGTGTGAGAATCTGTGTTCGATACAACATATGTCGCCTCATTTTGACAAAATTCACATGTTTTTTTCTCTTCTTTAGAGTTATCCACATTGTTAATAACCGGTGCGACTTCACACTCATCCACAATGATATCTAATGCTAATTCAACATGTTCTAAACAACAAGGTAAATTCATATTCTTCACCTCACTTTTCTACAATAGAAAACAGGAGGTATGCCCTCCTGTTTTTAATACTTTTGAATGCCTAATTTCACCGTTGTTTTCGCTCGTTTTGTACCACGATAAAACGTAAGAGTCATTTTATCATTAATTTTTTTATTATATAAGGCCGTGCGGAACCCAATAATATCTTGCACCGCTTTTCCATCTACCGCCACAATAACATCATGTTCTCTAAGACCCGCATCCGTACCTGGTGAAGGACTTTTCACATCTAAAATGCAGACTCCTTCTGTTACGTTACCTGGTAAGTGTAACGTTTTTGACCAATAATAATTCGGAATCTCATTTAACGATCTAAGCTCAATTCCAACATAAGGTCTTTTTACTTTACCGTATTTCTCAAGTTCATTCATAACAGGGACGGCTCTTGTAATTGGAATAGCTAGTCCAATTCCTTCTACTTCTTTTGCTGCAATTTTCATTGAGTTAATGCCAATTAATTGTCCTGCTGCATTAACAAGTGCACCACCACTATTACCTGGATTAATTGCCGCATCTGTTTGTAATACTTCTACTTGCCAATCGTAATGTCCATCTTGGTTTAAATCTACAGGGACAATACGCTCGTTAGCCGAAATAATACCTTGTGTGACAGTTCCAGAAAATTGTAGCCCAAGTGGATTCCCAATCGCAATAACTGGTTCTCCTCTACGAACGGTATTAGAGTCGCCAATTTCAATCACTTTCTTCACATGCTTCGCATCTATTTCTAGTACCGCTAAGTCTGTGACTATATCGGTTCCTAATACTTTACCTGGAATTTTCTTACCGTCACTTAAGCTCACTTCAATACGATTCGCCCCAGCAACAACGTGGTTATTCGTTACAATATACGCATGTCCATCTGTTTTCTTATAAATCACACCAGAGCCTGTACCAGCTTCCGAATCAGCCTCTGAAAAATCATCTCGTTGAATGTTAATAACACCAACAACAGCCTCTGAAGCACGATCAACAGCGTCTACAAAGCTAATCTGTTTAACAGGACCATTTCCACTTTGAGTTTCAGCCATATTTTTTTCACTTGCTTCAGCTTGTGGAAGCTTACCTGCATGATTTGAAAATAAAGGAGCTCCAAATGCAAATAATGAAGCCCCTACAATTGTTCCCGCTATGCTAGAAATGACAATACCTTTATGTTTATTTTTCCCTGCGCGTTTAATACGATATTTTTCTTCATCAATAAAGGACATATTTGTTCACCTATCTTCCTGAAAACAACTATATTCACCTTTATTGTTTACTAAAATGAAGAATTATACGTATTGAATTTTCGTAGGCATTTTTTGATCTGTATCATGTATTTCAAAGGATTCTCCAACCCCAAAACCTTTTTCTTCTAATACTTGTGATACAGACATACGCGCTAATTCTTTCATGTTATTATCTAAGCTTAAATGCGCTAAATAAATGTGTTTTGTCTCGTCTGTAATAACATCAGCCATCGCTAATGCAGCGTCCTCATTACAAACGTGACCAACGTCGCTTAAAATACGTCGCTTAATGCTCCATGGATAGCGTCCCATACGAAGCATTTCCACATCATGATTGCTTTCAAATACGAAAGCATTCGCTCCCTTAATAATACCTTTCATACGGTCACTTACGTAGCCCGTATCTGTAATAAGAGCTAACTTTCTATTATTGTTGTGAAAAGCGTAAAACATCGGCTCTGCCGCATCGTGAGAAACACCAAATGATTCAACTTCAATATCCCCAAATGTTTTCACGTCTCCTACTGAGAAAATGAATTTTTGATCAGTTGGGATATTACCTATTAAATGTTCCATTGCATTCCATGTTTTCTCGTTCGCATAAACAGGTAAATCATATTTACGCGCCAATACACCTAATCCTTTAATGTGGTCACTATGCTCATGTGTTACAAGAATACCTGATATGTCATTTATATTCAGTTCAGCTTGTTTAAATAAAGCCTCTGTAGCTTTACCACTTAAACCTGCATCGACGAGCAGTTTTTTTTCATCTGTTCCTACATATAGCATATTCCCTGTACTTCCACTTGCAAGTACACTAAAGTGCATACTCATTCTTTCTCACTCCATTATGTTCTTCCGGCACTTGAGTTTCCCCTAATTCCATAACTTGCCC
Encoded here:
- a CDS encoding CxxH/CxxC protein yields the protein MNLPCCLEHVELALDIIVDECEVAPVINNVDNSKEEKKTCEFCQNEATYVVSNTDSHTICG
- a CDS encoding MBL fold metallo-hydrolase, translated to MSMHFSVLASGSTGNMLYVGTDEKKLLVDAGLSGKATEALFKQAELNINDISGILVTHEHSDHIKGLGVLARKYDLPVYANEKTWNAMEHLIGNIPTDQKFIFSVGDVKTFGDIEVESFGVSHDAAEPMFYAFHNNNRKLALITDTGYVSDRMKGIIKGANAFVFESNHDVEMLRMGRYPWSIKRRILSDVGHVCNEDAALAMADVITDETKHIYLAHLSLDNNMKELARMSVSQVLEEKGFGVGESFEIHDTDQKMPTKIQYV
- the rlmH gene encoding 23S rRNA (pseudouridine(1915)-N(3))-methyltransferase RlmH — its product is MNISIISIGKLKEKYLKQGIAEYLKRLSSYAKVEVIELPDEKAPENLSAAEMLIVKEKEGIRILDKISDDTHVIALAIEGKQKSSEEFAASLDRLATYGKSKVTFVIGGSLGLSSEVMKRSNESLSFSKMTLPHQLMRLVLLEQVYRAFRINRGEPYHK
- a CDS encoding radical SAM/SPASM domain-containing protein; this encodes MKKFKKFYLEITSVCNLACSFCPPTERQKQFISVEDFAKRLDQIKPHTDYIYLHVKGEPLLHPKIDQLLDLSHEKGFKVNITTNGTLINKRRHRLLNKPALRQMNFSLHSFDGHPGSQDKEGYVRSILSFIREATSQSDLIVSLRLWNLTQDNKTNAEIQKNRDLLSIIENEFGLSYQIEEKLTPGKGIKIAERVFINQDYEFQWPALHEEEDDGKGFCHGLRNQAGILANGTVIPCCLDGEGIINLGNINNDSFSNIIEGERANNIVDGFSKRVAVEELCRKCGYRKRFGK
- a CDS encoding S1C family serine protease; its protein translation is MSFIDEEKYRIKRAGKNKHKGIVISSIAGTIVGASLFAFGAPLFSNHAGKLPQAEASEKNMAETQSGNGPVKQISFVDAVDRASEAVVGVINIQRDDFSEADSEAGTGSGVIYKKTDGHAYIVTNNHVVAGANRIEVSLSDGKKIPGKVLGTDIVTDLAVLEIDAKHVKKVIEIGDSNTVRRGEPVIAIGNPLGLQFSGTVTQGIISANERIVPVDLNQDGHYDWQVEVLQTDAAINPGNSGGALVNAAGQLIGINSMKIAAKEVEGIGLAIPITRAVPVMNELEKYGKVKRPYVGIELRSLNEIPNYYWSKTLHLPGNVTEGVCILDVKSPSPGTDAGLREHDVIVAVDGKAVQDIIGFRTALYNKKINDKMTLTFYRGTKRAKTTVKLGIQKY
- the guaC gene encoding GMP reductase, translated to MENVFDYEDIQLIPAKCIVNSRSECDTTVTLGKHKFKLPVVPANMQTIIDERIATYLAENNYFYIMHRFQPEKRISFIRDMQSRGLIASISVGVKEDEYEFVQQLAAEQLSPEYITIDIAHGHSNAVINMIQHIKEHLPESFVIAGNVGTPEAVRELEHAGADATKVGIGPGKVCITKIKTGFGTGGWQLAALRWCAKAASKPIIADGGIRTHGDVAKSIRFGATMVMVGSLFAGHEESPGETIEKDGKLYKEYFGSASEFQKGEKKNVEGKKMFVEHKGSLEDTLVEMEQDLQSSISYAGGTKLDAIRTVDYVVVKNSIFNGDKVY
- the pepF gene encoding oligoendopeptidase F; its protein translation is MKDVIEKRLIRAEVPTELTWDLSDLYPSDKEWEIALRVLKDDIKKLDTFKGQLHTSPTTLLNCLLLEEELLMQLTKLYSYANLKESADRTDPVIQANSSKISALWTTVHTALSFIHNEILSLEEGTIEKYLIEETKLEPFRKSLLEILQKRQHTLSPETEEALAALGEVHSSPYKIYGMTKLADMDFPSIQDEQGNDLPVSFALFESKYEFSPSTYIRRKSYSSFVSTLKRYKNTVATTYATEVKKQVTLSRLRKYESVTHMLLEPQNVPLEMYNNQLDIIYNELAPHMRRFADLKKKVLGLDQMLFCDLHAPLDPEFNPTITYEEAGKLIQDSLKVLGNEYSSIIEKGFKERWVDLADNVGKSTGAFCSSPYGSHPYILITWQGTMRGCFTLAHEFGHAGHFYLANKNQRIMNVRPSMYFVEAPSTMNELLLTQHLLKTTEDKRMRRWVILQLLGTYYHNFVTHLLEGEYQRRVYTLAEEGQALTATTLTEIKTKVLSTFWGDSVEIDEGAGLTWMRQPHYYMGLYSYTYSAGLTASTTVAQMIKEEGQPAVDRWLDVLRAGGTMKPLELMKHAGVDMSKPDAIRKAVSYVGSLIDELEHSYQE